Proteins encoded in a region of the Marmota flaviventris isolate mMarFla1 chromosome 3, mMarFla1.hap1, whole genome shotgun sequence genome:
- the Nfyb gene encoding nuclear transcription factor Y subunit beta isoform X2, translating to MIAKDAKECVQECVSEFISFITSEASERCHQEKRKTINGEDILFAMSTLGFDSYVEPLKLYLQKFREAMKGEKGIGGAVTATDGLSEELTEEAFTNQLPAGLITADGQQQNVMVYTTSYQQISGVQQIQFS from the exons ATG attgCAAAAGATGCCAAAGAATGTGTGCAGGAATGTGTGAGTGAGTTCATAAGCTTTATAACATCAGAGGCAAGTGAAAGATGCCATCAAGAGAAGCGGAAGACAATCAATGGAGAGGATATTCTCTTTGCCATGTCTACCTTAGGCTTCGACAGTTATGTAGAACCTCTGAAATTATATCTTCAGAAATTCAGAGAG gctatgaaaggagagaagggaattGGTGGGGCAGTCACAGCTACAGATGGACTAAGTGAAGAACTTACAGAGGAGGCATTTA cAAACCAGTTACCAGCTGGCTTAATAACTGCAGATGGTCAACAACAAAATGTTATGGTTTACACTACGTCCTATCAACAG ATTTCTGGTGTTCAACAAATTCAGTTTTCATGA
- the Nfyb gene encoding nuclear transcription factor Y subunit beta isoform X1: protein MTMDGDSSTTDATQLGISADYIGGSHYVIQPHDDTEDSMNDHEDTNGSKESFREQDIYLPIANVARIMKNAIPQTGKIAKDAKECVQECVSEFISFITSEASERCHQEKRKTINGEDILFAMSTLGFDSYVEPLKLYLQKFREAMKGEKGIGGAVTATDGLSEELTEEAFTNQLPAGLITADGQQQNVMVYTTSYQQISGVQQIQFS from the exons ATGACA ATGGATGGTGACAGTTCTACAACAGATGCTACCCAACTAGGAATTTCTGCAGACTACATTGGAGGAAGTCATTATGTGATACAGCCTCACGATG atACTGAGGACAGCATGAATGATCATGAAGATACAAATGGTTCAAAAGAAAGTTTCAGAGAACAAGATATATATCTTCCAATTGCAAACGTGGCTAGGATAATGAAAAATGCTATACCTCAAACAGGAAAG attgCAAAAGATGCCAAAGAATGTGTGCAGGAATGTGTGAGTGAGTTCATAAGCTTTATAACATCAGAGGCAAGTGAAAGATGCCATCAAGAGAAGCGGAAGACAATCAATGGAGAGGATATTCTCTTTGCCATGTCTACCTTAGGCTTCGACAGTTATGTAGAACCTCTGAAATTATATCTTCAGAAATTCAGAGAG gctatgaaaggagagaagggaattGGTGGGGCAGTCACAGCTACAGATGGACTAAGTGAAGAACTTACAGAGGAGGCATTTA cAAACCAGTTACCAGCTGGCTTAATAACTGCAGATGGTCAACAACAAAATGTTATGGTTTACACTACGTCCTATCAACAG ATTTCTGGTGTTCAACAAATTCAGTTTTCATGA